In Lonchura striata isolate bLonStr1 chromosome 3, bLonStr1.mat, whole genome shotgun sequence, the sequence AAAGGCTGTCGTAGCATTTTGTGTGATGTGGACCATCGCTATCGTAATAGCCGTTCTTCCTCTGCTCGGCTGGAACTGCAAAAAGCTCAACTCTGTTTGTTCGGACATATTCCCTCTCATCGATGAGACGTACCTGATGTTCTGGATCGGGGTCACCAGCATCCTCTTGTTGTTCATTGTCTATGCCTACATGTACATTCTGTGGAAGGCTCACAGCCACGCTGTTCGCATGTTGCAGCGAGGCACGCAGAAAAGCATAATCATTCAGTCGACGGAGGATGGTAAGGTACAGATCACTAGACCCGATCAAACTCGTATGGACATCAGGTTAGCCAAAACCTTGGTCCTTATCCTAGTTGTTCTAATCATATGCTGGGGCCCTCTCCTTGCCATCATGGTGTACGATGTCTTTGGGAAAATGAACAAGCTCATCAAGACTATCTTTGCCTTCTGTAGCATGCTCTGTTTGCTGAATTCAACAGTGAATCCCATCATCTACGCTCTGAGGAGCAAGGACTTGCGACACGCCTTCCGCAGCATGTTCCCCACCTGCGAAGGGACCGCGCAGCCCCTGGATAACAGCATGGAGTCTGACTGCCAGCACAAACACGCCAACAACGCGGGGAACGTGCACAGGGCTGCCGAGAGctgcattaagagcacagttaAGATTGCCAAAGTTACCATGTCTGTCTCCACAGACACAACTGCTGAAGCGTTGTAAGTCAGAGACTTCTCAGTGTTTGGAAAAAGGAGTttaagtttaaaaacaaaatttaaaaatcaaaaagaaaaccaaacccatGGCTTAACGTGTTTGTACCTTCCTGTaatattttttggtttgtcATTGTAAACTGAGCAATGATTGTGTTAAGAGCATTACCATCAGCCGGTTCTTCAGGTTTTACAATTAGGGATTCTAGCTAAATTTTCACAAGTTTTTCTCAAAAGCTGTTTACTGAATAATACTGTTTCCTGAAAGAGGACAGACAAAATACCAGATTAGCAATCGTTCCTTTGGGGGTGTGAAGAATTGTGAAATCTAATTGAAAAATAATGCGTCCTAAACCAATACcatcaaataagaaaaaaagccttGTAATCACGCTGTTCATTTCAATGTGAAATGTATTTCATGTCTGTAAGTAATAGGAGTTTTTGAATTTTTCcaaaagcagcagtgctgagttTAGAGGTTTTGTAAAACGTGTTGTGTCCCGTGAATTGTGTGCTGTTTTATTATGTGTTATTGATATTTGTCTGATTAAACAAAGTGATAAGGTAGAATTCCGTGGAAATAACGTGAAACGTGATATGTAAACCCCATTGAAAACACTTACTGTATTTCAAGAATTCCTATGAGACATT encodes:
- the CNR1 gene encoding cannabinoid receptor 1 isoform X4, which translates into the protein MKSILDGLADTTFRTITTDLLYVGSNDIQYEDMKGDMASKLGYYPQKFPLSSFRGDPFQEKMTGGDDSLLSIIPSEQVNITEFYNKSLSTFKENEENIQCGENFMDMECFMILNPSQQLAIAVLSLTLGTFTVLENLLVLCVILHSRSLRCRPSYHFIGSLAVADLLGSVIFVYSFVDFHVFHRKDSPNVFLFKLGGVTASFTASVGSLFLTAIDRYISIHRPLAYKRIVTRPKAVVAFCVMWTIAIVIAVLPLLGWNCKKLNSVCSDIFPLIDETYLMFWIGVTSILLLFIVYAYMYILWKAHSHAVRMLQRGTQKSIIIQSTEDGKVQITRPDQTRMDIRLAKTLVLILVVLIICWGPLLAIMVYDVFGKMNKLIKTIFAFCSMLCLLNSTVNPIIYALRSKDLRHAFRSMFPTCEGTAQPLDNSMESDCQHKHANNAGNVHRAAESCIKSTVKIAKVTMSVSTDTTAEAL